In a single window of the Thunnus maccoyii chromosome 7, fThuMac1.1, whole genome shotgun sequence genome:
- the klhl30 gene encoding kelch-like protein 30, with protein MVRNVDDLDFCLSSHPQSILEGLRSLCSHPKLVDVTLCAGGRDFPCHRGVLALCSTYFRCMFSGDFMESIAARVELHDIDPDILSCLLDFAYTGKLTINQSNVEGLICTSSQLQFQTVRTVCSRYLQHQIDATNCLGILEFGEIHGCPEVVAKAWAFLLENFEAVQQGEEFLLLEKDRLITCLCDERLQIRSECTRVEAILKWVGHYKESRLCHLPELLTLSRLPLLSLDYLADNLLKDSLVQASPSCREVVEKIHKEKMDLAPEYMDRVNSQSPQPNLQEVLFVMGGRSLDDSDDDSDEDEDRDPRLQRLLPRNCAFYNTKTKQWHELPNFPNPNKWGYSMVSLNNDVYVTGGSRGSNTNTWSTTETWKYITREGRWVTVAPMLRPRTNHTSATLNGEIYVIGGTTSDRVEVEHYDPYNDTWSLTCPALKYVTNFTATACQGKLYVIGSCAVKYNALTMQCYNPVIDSWISICSPFIPKYLSSPRSVCVGGIIYLLADNTKKVYAYDPEVNMWQKVQLLHMLHENGGLVTLDGMLFVTGGHWKGMEGDYGVEVEVYNRASDTWEVECFLPRLWFYSGVCTIFLDPSQWPEVFPIDST; from the exons ATGGTGCGTAATGTGGATGACCTGGACTTCTGCCTGTCCTCCCATCCTCAGAGCATCCTGGAGGGCTTGCGCTCCCTCTGCTCTCACCCCAAACTAGTCGATGTAACTTTGTGTGCGGGCGGCCGGGACTTCCCCTGTCACCGCGGGGTGCTGGCCCTCTGCAGTACGTACTTCCGCTGCATGTTCTCAGGGGACTTTATGGAGAGCATAGCAGCGCGTGTGGAGCTTCATGATATCGATCCGGATATCCTCAGCTGCTTGCTGGACTTTGCATACACAGGCAAACTGACCATCAACCAGAGTAATGTGGAAGGGTTGATCTGTACCTCCAGCCAGCTGCAGTTCCAGACAGTGAGAACTGTGTGCAGCAGGTACCTCCAGCACCAGATTGATGCAACCAACTGCCTGGGAATCCTGGAGTTTGGGGAGATCCACGGCTGCCCAGAGGTGGTGGCTAAAGCATGGGCCTTCCTCCTGGAGAACTTTGAGGCTGTACAACAAGGGGAGGAGTTTCTGCTATTAGAAAAAGACAGGCTGATTACCTGCCTGTGTGACGAAAGACTACAAATCCGGTCAGAGTGCACCCGTGTGGAGGCCATCCTGAAGTGGGTTGGGCACTACAAGGAGTCTCGGCTCTGTCACCTCCCTGAACTCCTGACCCTGTCCCGTCTCCCTCTACTCAGCCTGGACTACCTGGCTGACAACCTGCTGAAGGACAGCCTGGTTCAGGCCTCTCCCAGCTGCAGGGAGGTTGTGGAAAAAATTCACAAAGAG AAAATGGATTTGGCACCAGAATACATGGACCGAGTCAACTCTCAGAGTCCACAACCAAACCTGCAAGAGGTGCTGTTCGTAATGGGAGGCCGTTCATTGGATGACTCAGACGACGACTCCGATGAGGATGAGGACAGAGATCCCAGACTGCAAAGATTGCTGCCCAGGAATTGTGCCTTCTATAATACAAAGACAA aaCAGTGGCATGAGCTCCCTAATTTCCCCAACCCTAACAAGTGGGGTTACTCCATGGTCTCTTTGAACAACGATGTGTATGTCACAG gaGGCTCGCGGGGTTCGAATACCAACACCTGGTCGACCACAGAGACCTGGAAGTACATCACAAGAGAGGGGAGGTGGGTTACTGTGGCACCCATGCTCCGGCCTCGGACTAACCACACGTCGGCAACGCTCAACGGGGAGATTTACGTCATCGGag GCACAACATCAGACCGTGTTGAGGTCGAGCATTATGACCCTTATAATGACACCTGGTCCTTGACATGCCCTGCATTAAAATATGTGACTAACTTCACCGCCACAGCGTGTCAGGGGAAGCTGTATGTGATTGGCTCATGTGCAGTAAAGTACAATGCTTTGACCATGCAGTGCTACAACCCTGTCATAG atagCTGGATCAGCATATGTTCCCCCTTCATCCCTAAGTACCTGTCCTCCCCTCGTTCAGTCTGTGTGGGCGGAATTATATATCTGCTTGCTGATAACACTAAAAAAGTCTACGCGTATGATCCAGAGGTGAACATGTGGCAGAAG GTCCAACTCCTGCACATGCTCCATGAGAATGGTGGCCTGGTAACGCTGGATGGGATGCTGTTTGTCACAGGAGGCCATTGGAAAGGCATGGAGGGAGACTatggggtggaggtggaggtttACAACCGAGCGTCTGACACTTGGGAGGTGGAGTGCTTCCTGCCAAGACTTTGGTTCTACAGCGGGGTGTGCACCATCTTCCTAGACCCATCCCAGTGGCCTGAGGTTTTCCCTATAGATTCAACATAA